AATGATGTTGGTCACATACGCTCGTGCACGAACAGGATCCGCGTCTTTATGGTGCTTCAGGATATGCGCAATTTCTTTTTCTATTTCGTCGGTCGACGGGACAATCTTTTCTTGAGAGGCAATGTTGTGTAATATAAATTCTATTTTTGAACGTTTTTCCGCATCCGGAGCAAATTCTTTTCTCATATCTTCTTCGGTTTTCCCTGCTTGTTTGAGGTATTCTTCGAATCGTGCTTCCATCCGGGCTACATCTCCCTTAAATTGCTCCATCATTTTATTAAGTTCTTCTTCGACGACGATTTTTGGTACGGTGATTTCTGTCTCTACAAGAATGCGGTCGATAATTTTCATCCGTTTTTTACTTCGCGCACGATCCGTTTTTTCACGCACAAGGTGATCTTTAAGTTTTATTTTAAAATCAGTAACGTTTTCATACGAACCGAGTTTTTTTACAAACCCATCATCAAATATTGGCAACTCTCCGCCACTCTTTGATTGCTGCGCGGTTTGTTTTCTGATGTTTTCAATCGCTTCAGAAACCTCTTTCTCGCTTACTTCAACAACTTCTTCTTTTTCTGCCGCAATTTCCACCGCTATTTTTTTATAATCAGGAAGTTTTACTTCGGGTACAACCGCAACGGTGATTACAAATCCCAATGGACTTCCTTTGGCAATTTTAGTGATGCGTATATCTGGTCTCCCCAATGGGTCGATGTTGTGTTCAGCAAGAAGCGCGGGATATGATTCTCCAAGAGCAAGCTCCGCCATCTCGTAAAGAATTTTTTCTTCGCCGAGCTTTTGGACGATAATATTTTCAGGAACTTTTCCCTTCCTAAACCCAGGAATCTCAAGATTTTCTGAGATGTTTTTAATGGCTTTTGGGCGAAATATTTCAAATTGTTCCACGGGAATCTCGCCAGTAATGGAAACTTCGCTCCGCTCAAGTTTTTTTAGTTCTGACATGAGCGATAGTTTAACGCACCAGCTCTTTACTTGCAAGAACCCCCGCCTTCTTGCAAGAAGGCGGGGGTTCTTGAGCGCCACGTATTTTTTGTGTAACAATTAAAGCTGCGCGTCGATATTGTTCATTCCCGCATCAAGGTTATCGAAATTGGTTGCATCAAGATCTTTTTCAATGTCTGAAACTTCATTGGATGTTCCTTGAGTAAGAAGTGCGGCTGTTTCCTGATCCGGTGCCACAGTTTGCCCAAGAGAAGGCGCTTCTGTTGTGGTTGGTGCAGTGAATTCACTGCTTTGTATTATCCAGAAATAAATACCCCCAATAACAATAACCGCGATTACGATAATCGAGCCAATGAGCGCACCTATCGATTTTTCCTCTTGAGGCGTTCCCGCAGGAGTCCCCGTTGGGTTTTGTTGTGTTGGTTCCACGTTGTGTTTAGTTTAGGTTTAATAAGGACAAAAATGATTATGGTGTTGTAGTTGTTGCCGTTGTTGTTGCGGTTTTATTTCCCGACTTTCCTTTGAGTGCCACAATGGAATCAATGAGAGCTTTATGTGCCCTTTTTGCCGCGTCTCGTACTTGTTCTACGTGGGCACGTACCGCTTCGAACGCTTCTTTGGGTGTTTCTGACTCTATCGCTTCCTGTGCCGCTGTTTTAGCCATACCAAGATGTGTTTCTGTGTTGGTGATTTCGGTTCTTGCGCTTACAAGAAGTGATCCCGCTTTCGTTGTATTCATCCCTTTTCCCCTAAGCTTGATGATTCTTTCTTCAATTCGGACTCCAAGTTTTTTAAGGCGTTCAATTGCGGCTTCAATGCGCTGAAACATCATTTCTGCTTGACGCTTGATGATTTCTTTGCGTTGCGCGGAAAGTTTTTCGATGCGCTCCTGACGGGGTTCTCCCATAGTGCTTGTTCCTCGTTCCATTGCTGTAGGTTTTGGGTTTCCTGTTATTTTTTGGTGTGCATCACGAGGGGGGAGCGGGAACTTGTTCGATGTTCCCGTTGCGTTACTTGTTGCGGAAGAAGACGCATCCCTGCGTAAACCCATTTCTGCTGATGCGATATTTGCGCCAATAACGAATATCATCGAGAGGGCAAATATAAATAAAATTGATTTTTGCATAATTACATATGGTTATTAATATATGAATAAATGAAAATTACTTATTTTGTATTTGATGTATCATCAGTGGCCTTTCTAAAACAACGCAAAGTATCCCTTTAGTATATAGAACGAAAGAAGTGGTGACAACTGGAAAAAGAAAGAGGTTGTTAACAACCTCTTTCTTTTTCCAAGTTATTTTTGAGGAAATTTTTCCCTATAGAGTATCTGACTTCTTTCTATGGCTCGTTTTGCGGATTCCTTGTTTTCAAAGCCGGCCACGTGAACTTCTTTTTGTTGAATTTTTTTATAGGTAGAGTAAAAATGCTCCATTTCTTTTAGAGTATGTTTATTGATATCCGGAAGATCTTCCACGTGGACCCACCGGGGGTCATGAATGGGTACGGCAACTACTTTGTCGTCCAAGTCACCACCATCTGTCATTTTCATGAGTGCTACCGGTCTCACCTTCACTAAAATACCTGACAAAAGGGGGTGGGTGGTGAGAAGTATGACATCAAGTGCGTCTCCATCATCCCACAGTGTCTGGGGTGCGAAACCGTAATCAAATGGAAAATCTTGGGTTGTATGGGCAACTCGGTCAAGTGCTATAAGTCCCGTTTCCTTATCGATTTCATATTTATTTTTTGATCCCTTGGGAATTTCAACGATCACATTGAATTCATCAGGAACCTTTTTTCCGATTGGAATATCGTGCCAGAGGTTCATATTTAATTACCAATGCTTATTTTTTAATAACGATAAGATACAAAGTAGTGTAACATATACCGTGAAATACTCGATATCAAAAATTAAATATCAAAATGTAAATTTGGTGAATTCGCCTATGGTGAATACAAAAATTTTAAACTTTGATATTTAAATTTTTAATTTACTTAAAATCTACTTACCGTGTATCCACCGCTCCACTTGTATCTGTTTCCGCTGGAAGCACGCTTCCCCCGTCAACACCCTTGATGTCAATTTTCCAGCCACTTAGTTTTGCTGCAAGTCGAACGTTTTGACCCCCTTTTCCAATAGCGAGTGAAAGCTGGTCCTCGGAAACCTTAACAGAAGCAAGGTGTTCTGCCTCATTCAGATCAACGCTCATTACTTTTGCTGGAGAAAGTGCGTCTTCAATGAATTTTTTCTGTTCCCCTGACCATTCAATAATATCGATTTTTTCTCCACCCAGCTCACTCATGACCGTTGAAACGCGCACACCACGCTGTCCCACACATGATCCCACGGGGTCAACGTGTGTATCGTTGGATGTGACAGCAATCTTGGATCGCGATCCTGCTTCACGGGCGATTGCCTTAATTTCTACAACACCGTTTGCGATTTCGGGAGCCTCAACCTCAAAAAGTTTTTGAATAAATTTCGGATGAGACCTTGAGAGATGAAGATCTATTCCACGCGGGGTTTCTTCTACTGCGTATAGATATGCTCTTATCCGCTCTCCTTGCTTGTAGCGTTCCCCGGGAATTTGTTCATGATATGAAAGAATCCCTGTGGTTTTGCCCAAGTCTATAAAAATATTTCCGCGTTCCATTCGTTGCACGGTGCCATTTACGATCTCACCTTGTTTTTTGCCATATTCATCTAAGACGGATACCTTTTCAGCTTCTCTGATACGCTGAATAATGACTTGTTTTGCCGTTTGTGCGGCGATTCTGCCATATTCATCGCGTGACTCGAGGGGGAAAATGAGTTCATCGCCAGGTTCCACACCCTTTTTTATTTTCCGCGCATCATCAATCATGATGTGCTGTTCAGGATTAAAGCGAATGAGTTTTTCCCCAACTTCATCAATGACATTCTCAGTTTGACCCTTCTTTTCTGTGAATTCGGTGGGGGTATCCTCCGTGCCTTCTTCGATTTCAGGGCGGAGCATTGATTGCTCTACCGCGATTTTAATCTGAAAAAACTCTGTTTTTCCTGAACTTAAATCAAATTGAGCTTTTACAATTTGTCCTTTCTTGCCGTAATCTTTTTTATACGCGGCAGCAAGCGCCTGCTCGATTGCCTCGATAATTTTTTCTTTTGGTATACCGCGCTCTTCCTCAAGCTGGTGAAGCGCCGAATTTAATACTTTGAGATCCATCATAAAATTTAGTCAGTAGTTAGTAGTAAATAGTTCGTAGTTTAAGGGCGAAGCAATAAGATAACAAGATAAATAGGTGCTGTGTTCGTTAATAAATTTTTAATAAAAATGTCCGTTCTTTCGAAACGGACTTACGTGCATCTAAGGTATCAAATTTAGTTGGTTTTGTCAAACAGAAATCGCCCCCAAAGATGTTATGGCTATCGATATGCGACAGTACGGCAATAGGCAAGAGAAAAGCCGATGGTTCCCATCGGCTTTGAAAAGAACGAACCTACTCGGTAAAATGCTATGCGGCTTGCGACACATGTTTTTTTTTGTAACGCTTCTCGTATTCCGGTATCGTCTTCTCCCAGTCCTCGAGTTTCTCCATGGGAGTGGGGGGGGTATGGAGGATGAACCCATCTCTCTCAATAAAAACAGCCACTTCCTCTTCACATGCGCCCTGAAGATTTTTTTCCAACGGCGATCCTCCCAACATATCAGGGCCCCATGAGAAATAGAGCTTATCGTTTTTCTTAAGAAACGCAGCCTCATTTCCATCCGAAGCGATAATCTCGTACATAAAGTACCTCCTTTCCGAATTAATAGGATATAAGTTTGAATTTGCACTCTTTCGCGAGCCGTTTCAACTTCGGGAAAAACTCCTGATTGAACTGGTCGGTCTCGGGGTAGTATAACACCTCTACGTCGTTCTCCAAAAATACGCCACCTAAAATCTGCGCTTCAATATAGGATGTCGTGCCATACTCGTCAATAGGAATTTCCATGCGGTTTACATACTCGTGCCAGCACTGGTCCATGCCAACTACTCGCGATGCAAGTACCCCTTCAATATCATCCCACACAAAAACTTGCTCCGGAGTAATGTGAAACGAGTCAGCCGGTGTAAATGTACTCCGTTTTTTCACCCTATCTTTTAAAACAAATCGATACCATCCGTAAAATCCAAGCGCAGAAAGTCCTATGGGATTATTGCGATAATCAAGAACGCCATAGTTTGGATGCTCGGTGTTGGACATCCCCGCAAGAACCGTTTGAAGATTGCGCGTAGCGCCATAGAGTTTAAACTCAAGCATGATGCGCATACGCAAATCGCTCGGATTTCTTTCGCGCGCTGCATGAGCGATTTCAAAAAGATTGTACAGCCGTTTTGACGCAATCAAACTGTCAATCATGGAAATACCGAAGATATGGTCATGGAGATTTACATTTACCACAATACGAGAATTTTGCAGTTTTTTCTTCAAACCAACAACCATGTCCCGTTGCTGGTCCAATAAACCTTCCTTCGCAGCAATAGAATGCTTATTGCTTACCGAAAGAACTCTGTCAAGAAGATATTGTTGACTTGGTGAAAGACGCCGACGCAGTTTCATAAAAACCTCCGTTGTAAAAAATTTCAATATACAAAACCCTGCAAGGAAGACTATACCGCAACGTTTTTTTTGGCAAGTAGAAAACGGTGGGGTGTGAAAAAATAGGAAAGGGGGGAAATAAGCGCAGTTCATCTAAGGACTACCTTTGAAAAATACTGCTTGAATAATGTGGCGTAATTTGGTGTAATAAAGCTATGAAAAAATACATAGGACAATTTATTTTTGTAGGGTTCGCGCTTTTTATATTTAATCCCGTTTCTCTGGTTCATGCCGCAGAAGAGATCGATGCCTATTGTGTTGTGCCAAAAGAGGCCGTCCCTCACGGCAGTACTGTTTCTTTGACCATTAAGTTTAAGGATAACGATACAAGCAATGACCTTATTGTTCAGGGACCTTTTAAAATTTTAAGGTATGACAAAGATGGTAAAGCAATCATAGTTGACTTTAAGCGTGGTAATGAGAAGGACGATACAGGAAAAGAAAACCCTGAAAAACCAGCCTTAACTTCCAGTGTTGCTTTAAGCCCCAAACATATACTTCCAGCTCCCGCCACAGAGTCGGTGACTTTGACTTATTTTGTTAAACATAAAGAAGGCAAAAGAGGAAAATTGTCTACAGCCGACCGTGAACAGCAAGTTGACTGCTCATTTACTGTTCAGCACGAAATAAAAAAAACAACTACTCCAAGCGGTAAAAATTCTATAGGGGATCCGGATTTTGATTTACTGCGCATTTCGAGTGCTGCGGTTGATTTGGGCATTGAAGATGTCGGCACATTGCCCACCAGTGGCTTTTATTTTTGGAAAGAATGGAAGCGGGGATTGAGCCGTGCGTTTACATGGGACAATGTGAAGGAAGCGGAGCTCGAGCTTCTCATTGCGAACGAAAAAGCGGCGGAAATGCGGAAGGTTGCGGAGGTAAGCCCAGACAACAAGGAAGCAATTAAAAGTGCGCTTGAGAATTACGGAGAAGCACAAGCACGGCTCGAGGCACGGCTTATTGACGTGAAAGAAAATTCAGGAAACCCAAAGGTGAAGGCGCTCCTCGAGAAACTCGACAAGCAGTCTTTGCAACACGCGACGCTGTTGAACCAAATTGCGATGCGGTGGAACAATGATCCGTATGCCGAAGATGCTGCGAAGAATGTAGTGAAGCCAGAAGCAGTTCGTGATAACCATCTGCAGGGAGCAGTCGATGTTCTCCAAAAAAAGATTCAGGAAGTTGCTCTTGTCGGGGTTGAAAAAGATGGCAACATAAAAGAAAAAGCGACTGAGCAACTCAAGCGTACGGAGGCAGAACTCGCTTTACTAAAAACTGAATTGACAAAATTCATGGCAAGTAGTGCGGAGACAAACCCGCTTGCGATTGAAGAAGAGGGGGTACAGAAAACAGGACCCATACGCATCGACAATACTCCTGCGCGTCTTTCCACCAACATGACCATCGAGCGCCAAACACCCAAACGAGATTTTGGCGACCGTATGAAGGCAGGCCTGGAACAGGCGGGCGGGATGCTTGCACAAGGAAAGGTAGCGTTTACGACAGGGAAATTTGGAGAAGCATTTGGAAAAGCCCGTTCAGTCGAGGTGATGGTACGCAATATGCGAGTTGCTATTTCTGACTTTGCCATTAAAGAACAGGGGGTAAAAAAAGTTGTTGAACCCGGAAAGCCTAAATACGAAGATATCAATGCAAAAAATGTGAACCCAGTTTATGATGATTCTAGCACCGAAGGCACCAACCCTCTGTATGACAAAAAAATGGAAAATATGAGAGCGTGCGGGCCACAACCCGGCGCACCGGGAAACTGGATGTGCAAAGAGGGCAAGTGGCAGTTGTCGCCAAATCCTACTCCGATTTCAAAACCTGCTCCCAATCCGACCGAAAGCGTGGCATGTACGCAAGAAGCGAGACTTTGCCCCGATGGTACGAGTGTGGGGCGTGCGGGACCTCGTTGTGAGTTTGCGGCATGTCCGTCGCTAAGACCACTTCAGGGTATGGCATGTACTGCGGATGTTGATCCTGTCTGTGGCGCAGATGGGAAAACGTATTCGAACGAATGCGTGGCGAATGTTGCAGGGGTGAAAGTTTTCACCAAAGGTGATTGCAATGCTACTTTGAATGGAGGCGTCATGATTAAAACAGAAGCGGAAGGTTCTGTTTTGCGGTAGTTTTTGCTTGTATAAGTAGCTTTCCGCAGTACTCAGCATCGGCGTACACGATTTTAGGTATATAGCGCAAATTAGGACCTGATATGTAAGAACAAGGGGGTCAGGTACTCTATTTTTGTTGAAAATGAAGATGAAATTTTCTTAAAAACAATTATTCCCAGCAGGAAATTTACTAAAAAATATTTAATTCAATAAGGGAAAGTTTGAAAACCTTGGTTTTCAAGTAATCCTAGAACGAAGTTCCTAGATACCTCGCCGATGCGGAGCGAGGGAATAGATTGCTGCGGGGTAGTTCATCAGGAAGCTTCTGAAGCTCGCGAAGCTTTTTCTCCGTACGCTCTATAGTTCTACGATTCACGTTGCACGCTTAATGTTATCACCACCCGCGCGCTACTTACAGGGCTTCATGTGGTATAATTTCTGTGAAGCAACTTACATGATACTTTCAACACTTTTTATTATACGTACGACACTCCACTTGCCATGAATGTACAAGATGAACATTTGAAAGAGTTTCTTATAGATTCCGGCCTCGTTTCGAAAGATGTCGTTTCACAGGCTGAAATTATTGATAAGGAGAAAAAGATAGGACTTGGAAAGGTTCTGGTAACACAAGGAAAAATTTCTGAAGATGATCTGCGCCGATCGGAAGCATACATACTCGGTATTCCGTTTGTTGGTTTGAAGGGGCAAAAAATTGATTTTGCCATTTTGTCGATGATTCCTGAACCTATCGCCCGCAAGCACAACATTGTCGCATATAAAAAGGGTCCCGGTACGCTTGAGGTGGCAATGCTCGATGCCGACGATCTTACGGCGATTGAATTCGTCAAAAAGAAAGTAGGGCTTAAAATTGTGCCTCGTCTCACCGACAAAGAATCCATAAAGAGTGTCCTTGTCCAATATCAAAGAAGTCTTAAGGCGGAATTTAACGACATCATCGACAAAGAAGCAGCCCTTCTTAAGGCTATTCCGGAAGAAGACGATGATGGGGCATCCGAAAAAGACCTCAAAAAACTTGCCGAAGATTTGCCGGTGGTAAAAATTGTCGACACACTTCTCAATCACGCAATCATCCAAGGCGCATCAGATATTCATATTGAACCAACGGAAAACGAAGTTGTCATTAGATATCGCATTGACGGTCTATTGCATGATGCTATGGTGTTACCAAAAAATGTTGCACCTGGTATTACTGCGCGCATAAAAGTTCTTGCGAATCTCAAGCTTGACGAGAAACGATTACCCCAAGATGGACGATTTAAAATAGAAATGTCGGATCAGAAAGTGGCGTTTCGCGTGTCGCTTCTTCCTGTGTATTACGGTGAAAAAACAGTTATGAGGCTTTTGCGTGATTCTGTTGCGGGGCATACCCTCGAAAGTCTCGGATTCCATGGTGCGGCACTAGAAAAAGTTCATGAAGCGACACGGCAAAAAACTGGAATGATCCTTACCACAGGACCTACTGGATCAGGAAAATCAACGACTCTTTATACCGTGCTTGATATTGTGAATACGCCCGAAGTGAATATTTCAACCATTGAGGATCCGATTGAATATCAAATGCCTCGAATCAATCAGACACAAGTAAAATCTGAAATAGGGCTTACGTTTGCAAGTGGCTTGCGAGCACTTGTTCGACAGGACCCCGACATTGTGATGGTGGGGGAAATTCGTGACAGCGAGACGGCATCTCTCGCGGTGAACGCCTCTCTTACTGGTCACTTAGTACTCTCAACACTTCACACCAACTCTGCTGCTGGTGCGGTTCCACGTCTTATTGATATGGGAATTGAGCCGTTTCTTATTGTATCAACGATAAACGTCATCATCGCACAGCGATTAGTGCGCAAACTTTGTGATGTAAAGGAACGGTATACGCTTTCACCCGCCGAAATTAAAGTGTTGTCAAAAAATATTAACCTTGATCGAGTGATGATGATGCTTAAAGAGGAAAAGATTGTTGATCCGAAAGCGGGGTGGGAAGATATTCCATTTTATCGTATAAAAAAAAGCGATGAATGCGATGATGGTTATAAGGGGAGACTCGTGATTCATGAAGTGCTCAAGGTAACACCTCCCATTCGTGACCTTGTCATGAAAGGGGCGACCTCGACACAAATCGAACAGGAGGCTACCAAAGAGGGAATGTCCACGATGATCGAAGATGGATTATTTAAAGCGGCACAAGGACTTACCACCGTGGAGGAGGTGCTTCGTGTGGTATCGGAATAAGTTAAAAAAGCTTCAGTAGCTTCCAGAGCTTCAAAAGCTTCCGAAGCTAAGAAGCTAACGAAGCTAAAAGCTTTAAAACAATGACTCGATTCAATTACAAAATACAAAATAATACTGGAAAAATTGAAACGGGAGCAATCGATGCGACGGATAAGTTTTCTCTCGCGGCACAATTTAGGAATGAGGGGAAAGTTGTTGTTTCTATCGACGAATTCCATCAAAAAGATTATTTAAAGATGGAGTTTTTAAACGAGATGCTTTCTCGCATAAAACTTCAGGACAAAATAATTTTTGCAAGAAATCTTTCTGCAATGATCAATGCAGGACTTTCGCTCTCGCGAGCGCTGGGAGTGTTAGAGCGACAAACAACGAATCTCAAATTCAAAAAAGTTCTTCAGTCGCTCACCGAAAACATCAGTAAGGGGAAATCTTTGAGCGACGGAATGAAAGAATATCCAAAAGTTTTTCCACAACTCTTTGTTTCTATGGTGGGGGCTGGAGAAGAATCAGGCAATTTGGCCGACTCACTTTTAATCGTTGGCAATCAACTGGAGAAAACATACCTCCTTAAGAAAAAAATAAAGGGAGCAATGATTTATCCGGCCATTGTTATTTCAGCAATGGTTGTTATTGCAATTCTCATGTTCATCTTTGTGGTTCCCACGTTGAGCGATACGTTTACCAGCATGAACGTTAAGCTTCCTACTAGTACGAGTATTATTATCGGCATCAGCGAGTTTTTGAGAGATCACGGTATCCTCGCCTTGATTATCGTAGTTGTTGCGGTCGTGGTTATTTCTATGGCCATACGCACCCCACTCGGCAAGCGTTATGCAGAACTTATCTTGCTCCATCTTCCGATTATTTCAAAGATCGTGAAAGAATCAAATGCGGCGCGTACAACACGCACACTCTCATCTCTCCTTTCCGCAGGAGTTGATGTCGTCGAAGCTCTCTCTATCACCAAGAGTGTGGTTCAAAATTCATACTACAAGGATGTATTAACTATCGCAGGGGAGAACGTCCAAAAAGGCATACCCCTTTCGTCGATTTTTATGGAAAACAGTAAAATTTACCCCGTGCTGGTTGGCGAAATGATCGAGGTTGGCGAAGAAACAGGTAAACTTTCCGATATGCTTTTGCGTGTCGCTGAATTTTATGAAAGCGAAGTTGATACTGCAACGCGTGACCTCTCAACAATCATCGAACCGATTCTTATGGTTGTCATTGGTGGGGGTGTCGGATTTTTTGCTATTTCAATGATCACGCCGATGTACACGATCATGACCGGAATTTAGGCAGTGGGGTATATAGCTTGGAACACGGAGCGTGAAAATTCATTATTCAATAAAAATATGAAAAAAGAAAAAAAATTATCTCGCGGGTTCACGGTATTTGAAATTTTGATCGTGCTGACTATTATTGCCACACTCTCCTCAATCATTGTTACTTCTTTTTCTCAATTCAGAAACACAAAAATTCTTGATACTGGGGTCGAAAATACAGTTTCTGTTCTTGCTAAAGCGCGAGGAAACACTTTGTCTTCAAAAAATTCCTTCCAGTATGGCGTACACCTAGAGGCGACTCAAGTAGTTCTTTTTCGGGGAGGGACCTATACTGTGGGTGATTCTAATAACGAGGTATCGCTACTCGACAGCTCTCTTGAAATTTCAACAATAGCTCTTACGGGGGGTGGATCCAACGTTATCTTTGACCGTCTGACCGGAAAAACAAGTCAAGGCGGAACGATTATTATTCGCGTGAAATCAGATGTATCAAAAACAAAGACGATCACCATTAATGGAACAGGGTTGGTAAGTATGACTGATACCACCACCTCTGCATCATATGCATTCAGCGAAGGTGCTGGACTCACCACAGCAGACTCATCAGGCAATGGAAATACGGGAACTCTCACGAATGATCCACTTTGGGTTGCAGGAAAGAATGGCAACGGTCTCTTTTTTGATGGTATGAACAGCTATGTTGTTATTCCCAACACTTCCTCGGTCGATATTGGTGGCACAGATCTTACCATTTCTATGTGGGCAAAGATTATTAGCACTTCAAGCCTCGCTGATTACATCCTTGTTGCCAAACCATGGAACGCATCCACAATGTCCCCTCCATATTTTCAATACGATGTTGAATATGATAACAATGAAAATAAAACTGTCGACTTCTACTTTGGTGATACTACGAGCACAAACCGTGGTCCCTATAGTGTGACACCACCAGTAGACACCTGGACCCACATCGCCTTCACCTATGACGGAACATCAGTGAAAGGATACCTTGATGGCGTACAGGAGTTTTCCACTCCTACAACCGGGAGCATTCAAGCCCGCGGTCAATCTTTGCGCTTGGGCACCGACGGACAATTTTACCAAAACTACAATGGATCTCTTGATGATGTACGCATTTACAGTCGCGCGCTTACACAGGCGGAAATACAAACGGATATGAATACTCCGTTGTGATGCACGCACAGATAATCGCAACTATCCCCGTCAACCTTTCAGTCGCAGTAGTTTCCTTATTATAGAAACGTACAACACGCAGGTAGCTGTTGATGACTAATTCAATTCACGTGTGGTATAATTTAATTCAAATGGACTTTCTTTCAAAAAAGAAAAAATACTTCAAGTACAGATTTGTCCCGTACGAAAGCGACGTTTTCAATATTAAAAATTCTGCGCGACATTCCAAGTATAGTACGAGATATTTTCGTACGGGATTCGGTCTCATTGAAATTGTGATTGG
The sequence above is drawn from the bacterium genome and encodes:
- a CDS encoding DUF3626 domain-containing protein, with the translated sequence MKLRRRLSPSQQYLLDRVLSVSNKHSIAAKEGLLDQQRDMVVGLKKKLQNSRIVVNVNLHDHIFGISMIDSLIASKRLYNLFEIAHAARERNPSDLRMRIMLEFKLYGATRNLQTVLAGMSNTEHPNYGVLDYRNNPIGLSALGFYGWYRFVLKDRVKKRSTFTPADSFHITPEQVFVWDDIEGVLASRVVGMDQCWHEYVNRMEIPIDEYGTTSYIEAQILGGVFLENDVEVLYYPETDQFNQEFFPKLKRLAKECKFKLISY
- a CDS encoding type II secretion system F family protein translates to MTRFNYKIQNNTGKIETGAIDATDKFSLAAQFRNEGKVVVSIDEFHQKDYLKMEFLNEMLSRIKLQDKIIFARNLSAMINAGLSLSRALGVLERQTTNLKFKKVLQSLTENISKGKSLSDGMKEYPKVFPQLFVSMVGAGEESGNLADSLLIVGNQLEKTYLLKKKIKGAMIYPAIVISAMVVIAILMFIFVVPTLSDTFTSMNVKLPTSTSIIIGISEFLRDHGILALIIVVVAVVVISMAIRTPLGKRYAELILLHLPIISKIVKESNAARTTRTLSSLLSAGVDVVEALSITKSVVQNSYYKDVLTIAGENVQKGIPLSSIFMENSKIYPVLVGEMIEVGEETGKLSDMLLRVAEFYESEVDTATRDLSTIIEPILMVVIGGGVGFFAISMITPMYTIMTGI
- a CDS encoding inorganic diphosphatase, with the protein product MNLWHDIPIGKKVPDEFNVIVEIPKGSKNKYEIDKETGLIALDRVAHTTQDFPFDYGFAPQTLWDDGDALDVILLTTHPLLSGILVKVRPVALMKMTDGGDLDDKVVAVPIHDPRWVHVEDLPDINKHTLKEMEHFYSTYKKIQQKEVHVAGFENKESAKRAIERSQILYREKFPQK
- the nusA gene encoding transcription termination factor NusA: MMDLKVLNSALHQLEEERGIPKEKIIEAIEQALAAAYKKDYGKKGQIVKAQFDLSSGKTEFFQIKIAVEQSMLRPEIEEGTEDTPTEFTEKKGQTENVIDEVGEKLIRFNPEQHIMIDDARKIKKGVEPGDELIFPLESRDEYGRIAAQTAKQVIIQRIREAEKVSVLDEYGKKQGEIVNGTVQRMERGNIFIDLGKTTGILSYHEQIPGERYKQGERIRAYLYAVEETPRGIDLHLSRSHPKFIQKLFEVEAPEIANGVVEIKAIAREAGSRSKIAVTSNDTHVDPVGSCVGQRGVRVSTVMSELGGEKIDIIEWSGEQKKFIEDALSPAKVMSVDLNEAEHLASVKVSEDQLSLAIGKGGQNVRLAAKLSGWKIDIKGVDGGSVLPAETDTSGAVDTR
- a CDS encoding trigger factor; protein product: MSELKKLERSEVSITGEIPVEQFEIFRPKAIKNISENLEIPGFRKGKVPENIIVQKLGEEKILYEMAELALGESYPALLAEHNIDPLGRPDIRITKIAKGSPLGFVITVAVVPEVKLPDYKKIAVEIAAEKEEVVEVSEKEVSEAIENIRKQTAQQSKSGGELPIFDDGFVKKLGSYENVTDFKIKLKDHLVREKTDRARSKKRMKIIDRILVETEITVPKIVVEEELNKMMEQFKGDVARMEARFEEYLKQAGKTEEDMRKEFAPDAEKRSKIEFILHNIASQEKIVPSTDEIEKEIAHILKHHKDADPVRARAYVTNIITNEKVLQFLENQRVSQ
- a CDS encoding DUF5667 domain-containing protein; the encoded protein is MKKYIGQFIFVGFALFIFNPVSLVHAAEEIDAYCVVPKEAVPHGSTVSLTIKFKDNDTSNDLIVQGPFKILRYDKDGKAIIVDFKRGNEKDDTGKENPEKPALTSSVALSPKHILPAPATESVTLTYFVKHKEGKRGKLSTADREQQVDCSFTVQHEIKKTTTPSGKNSIGDPDFDLLRISSAAVDLGIEDVGTLPTSGFYFWKEWKRGLSRAFTWDNVKEAELELLIANEKAAEMRKVAEVSPDNKEAIKSALENYGEAQARLEARLIDVKENSGNPKVKALLEKLDKQSLQHATLLNQIAMRWNNDPYAEDAAKNVVKPEAVRDNHLQGAVDVLQKKIQEVALVGVEKDGNIKEKATEQLKRTEAELALLKTELTKFMASSAETNPLAIEEEGVQKTGPIRIDNTPARLSTNMTIERQTPKRDFGDRMKAGLEQAGGMLAQGKVAFTTGKFGEAFGKARSVEVMVRNMRVAISDFAIKEQGVKKVVEPGKPKYEDINAKNVNPVYDDSSTEGTNPLYDKKMENMRACGPQPGAPGNWMCKEGKWQLSPNPTPISKPAPNPTESVACTQEARLCPDGTSVGRAGPRCEFAACPSLRPLQGMACTADVDPVCGADGKTYSNECVANVAGVKVFTKGDCNATLNGGVMIKTEAEGSVLR
- a CDS encoding ATPase, T2SS/T4P/T4SS family, with the protein product MNVQDEHLKEFLIDSGLVSKDVVSQAEIIDKEKKIGLGKVLVTQGKISEDDLRRSEAYILGIPFVGLKGQKIDFAILSMIPEPIARKHNIVAYKKGPGTLEVAMLDADDLTAIEFVKKKVGLKIVPRLTDKESIKSVLVQYQRSLKAEFNDIIDKEAALLKAIPEEDDDGASEKDLKKLAEDLPVVKIVDTLLNHAIIQGASDIHIEPTENEVVIRYRIDGLLHDAMVLPKNVAPGITARIKVLANLKLDEKRLPQDGRFKIEMSDQKVAFRVSLLPVYYGEKTVMRLLRDSVAGHTLESLGFHGAALEKVHEATRQKTGMILTTGPTGSGKSTTLYTVLDIVNTPEVNISTIEDPIEYQMPRINQTQVKSEIGLTFASGLRALVRQDPDIVMVGEIRDSETASLAVNASLTGHLVLSTLHTNSAAGAVPRLIDMGIEPFLIVSTINVIIAQRLVRKLCDVKERYTLSPAEIKVLSKNINLDRVMMMLKEEKIVDPKAGWEDIPFYRIKKSDECDDGYKGRLVIHEVLKVTPPIRDLVMKGATSTQIEQEATKEGMSTMIEDGLFKAAQGLTTVEEVLRVVSE